One window of Leptospira wolbachii serovar Codice str. CDC genomic DNA carries:
- a CDS encoding alpha/beta hydrolase, giving the protein MKRIKKFSISVLIISIILLIVAAYYFSSLVLYPKVNCSLDHHVFCNGPSEVGLQFEEVVITTEDKLNLVSYWIPAKQSKASIILVHGHGGQRNEGIRFAKSLHDAGYNLLLLSLRRNHGGFASMGFHEQKDVTAAISYLKTKGYEKIGIFGFSMGSATSIIAMADHPEIQAGLFSSGYGSAIDVLVESAKRDFGIHYYPLIPVVKLALNLRGEMDIDSVRPIDKIASISPRPIALFHCKMDDYVDYHHALDLFAKAGEPKSLWSPECNRHERLWNFEPKEAESRAVGFFQKYLK; this is encoded by the coding sequence ATGAAACGAATCAAAAAGTTTTCCATTTCTGTATTGATAATTAGTATCATCTTACTTATCGTAGCTGCTTATTATTTTTCTAGTTTGGTTCTATATCCAAAAGTCAATTGCAGCTTGGACCACCATGTATTCTGCAATGGTCCTTCAGAGGTAGGTTTGCAGTTCGAAGAAGTGGTGATCACCACCGAAGACAAACTTAACCTTGTTAGTTACTGGATCCCCGCCAAACAATCTAAAGCTTCAATTATCCTAGTGCATGGACATGGAGGACAAAGAAACGAAGGCATTCGCTTTGCAAAAAGCCTTCACGATGCTGGATATAATTTACTCCTCCTCAGTTTACGTAGAAATCATGGCGGTTTTGCTTCCATGGGATTTCATGAACAAAAAGATGTAACAGCCGCTATTTCCTATTTAAAAACAAAAGGTTACGAGAAGATTGGCATCTTTGGCTTTTCTATGGGATCTGCCACAAGTATCATTGCGATGGCAGACCATCCGGAGATCCAAGCCGGTCTCTTTAGCAGCGGTTATGGAAGTGCCATTGATGTTCTTGTAGAATCTGCGAAACGAGATTTTGGAATTCACTATTACCCTCTCATTCCCGTAGTTAAACTCGCACTCAACTTACGTGGAGAGATGGACATCGATTCAGTAAGGCCGATTGACAAAATTGCCTCTATTAGTCCAAGACCCATCGCTCTTTTCCATTGCAAAATGGATGATTATGTAGACTACCACCATGCTCTGGATCTATTTGCGAAGGCGGGCGAACCCAAATCTCTTTGGTCACCCGAATGCAATAGGCACGAACGGCTATGGAATTTTGAACCGAAGGAAGCGGAATCGCGAGCTGTTGGTTTCTTTCAGAAGTATTTGAAGTAG
- a CDS encoding NAD(P)-binding protein — protein sequence MEPNYCYQVPVVIGAGITGAAIAMLNPSVVVYDKGRNSGGRVSSKQGNDPSTFDFGATMFRDPMEVRWLGQETKYSILEIWKSESVSLQTKPIYSDAHFYPALGMSDLVSSMLGNVKPIQSHTLKKMERNDDHTWNLEFYNSATKQTDTICTHSVILTLPIPQILEIFHRSKEKSKLNRWIEFLNNYNDYRKTLVSYFYWDKWKPEWKSLSLDPDAKIPINTNLEPGSDWEYQSWESLKYPKEFHTGSALLVQFGALFSETHFEDWMDEKRNPNAKYKDYLIKGLQEKFNAPEPNLIWNHRWKYAQAQMPLLGREGALDLDSEAFENWKHLCKDTGFTILGDWLFGAKIERIIGGIYFLSHNDLL from the coding sequence ATGGAACCAAATTATTGTTACCAAGTCCCTGTAGTCATTGGAGCCGGAATTACTGGAGCCGCCATTGCGATGTTAAATCCAAGTGTGGTTGTCTACGATAAAGGAAGAAATTCCGGAGGAAGAGTATCTAGTAAACAAGGGAATGATCCCTCTACCTTTGACTTTGGTGCCACTATGTTTCGTGATCCTATGGAAGTGCGTTGGCTCGGACAAGAAACAAAATATTCTATTTTAGAAATTTGGAAGTCCGAGTCAGTTTCTTTACAGACAAAACCTATCTATAGCGATGCCCATTTTTATCCAGCATTAGGTATGTCCGATTTAGTATCTTCTATGTTAGGGAATGTAAAACCAATCCAAAGCCATACTTTAAAGAAAATGGAACGAAACGATGATCATACTTGGAATTTAGAATTTTATAATTCAGCTACCAAACAAACAGATACAATTTGTACTCACTCAGTCATCTTAACCCTTCCCATTCCTCAGATTTTAGAGATATTCCATCGTTCAAAAGAAAAATCCAAACTCAATCGATGGATCGAATTTTTAAATAATTATAATGATTACCGTAAAACATTAGTTAGTTATTTCTATTGGGACAAATGGAAACCCGAATGGAAGTCACTCTCCTTAGATCCAGATGCGAAGATTCCAATCAATACGAATCTAGAGCCTGGAAGCGATTGGGAATACCAAAGTTGGGAAAGTCTCAAGTATCCCAAAGAATTTCATACAGGTTCTGCCCTGCTTGTACAATTTGGCGCTCTATTTTCGGAGACGCACTTTGAAGATTGGATGGATGAAAAAAGAAATCCGAACGCAAAATACAAAGATTATCTCATCAAAGGTTTGCAAGAAAAGTTCAATGCCCCGGAACCGAACTTAATTTGGAACCATCGGTGGAAGTATGCGCAAGCACAGATGCCCCTACTAGGAAGGGAAGGTGCACTGGATCTGGATTCCGAAGCCTTTGAAAACTGGAAACATCTCTGCAAAGATACTGGGTTTACGATCCTAGGTGATTGGCTTTTTGGTGCAAAGATCGAAAGGATTATTGGAGGGATTTATTTTCTCTCTCATAACGATTTATTGTAA
- a CDS encoding DUF1499 domain-containing protein: protein MEAALSVFFICCMSVLSPLSGVSDGELRGCPPSPNCVSSQSMQYNIVHKVDPITYSTSRQVAYERIAKYFHESENIYISEEKEGEYIRVIFFTKVFRFPDRVEIYFPPDKQEAQVRSQSILGLWDIFANRRRVNQFRELLAKE, encoded by the coding sequence ATGGAAGCTGCTTTAAGTGTATTCTTTATTTGTTGTATGAGTGTCTTAAGTCCACTCTCTGGGGTCAGCGACGGGGAACTCCGTGGATGCCCGCCATCGCCTAACTGTGTTTCTAGTCAAAGTATGCAATACAACATTGTTCATAAAGTGGATCCGATCACGTACTCCACCTCTCGTCAAGTTGCCTATGAACGGATTGCTAAATACTTTCATGAGTCCGAAAATATTTATATTAGTGAAGAGAAAGAAGGTGAATACATTCGTGTAATTTTTTTCACAAAGGTCTTTCGCTTTCCGGATCGAGTGGAGATTTACTTTCCCCCGGATAAACAGGAAGCTCAAGTTCGTTCCCAGTCGATCCTCGGATTATGGGACATCTTTGCCAATCGAAGGCGCGTGAATCAGTTTCGAGAGTTACTCGCAAAAGAATAA